A single window of Leptospiraceae bacterium DNA harbors:
- a CDS encoding [cytidine(C)-cytidine(C)-adenosine (A)]-adding enzyme gives MLNVTKLIDSIPLNFKKDLEFISKQIHDSGKESFLIGGSVRDLILGKKPHEYDLTTSMLPEEIKKKFKRVIETGIQHGTVTIMLGENAYEITTYRKDIDYTDGRRPDKIEFGASLSEDMKRRDFTMNAIALDLVTERLIDENHGIEDIEKRLIRTIGNPLDRFGEDGLRPIRAIRFQSTLDFTIEPETYKAIYQTRHITEKISRERFHDELNKILTSNNPFIGLIELHKNKIFELFTKVNFHSNPSDVDLQSLGKLAVAPLGLRLAYLLNWLLPKKDILIQAEQILKDFRYSKANTKDALFYLDLFLCNYKVETMNSIEIRKILSKVVAYTGIRQMEIILEGFLSYIEIFSEKNSFEQFKKTIYSILNSNNPLVLKELAVNGNQIIGKFPLLDKRKLGAILQSVLNRVLENPDENEDEKIYTYISETMLDTNTV, from the coding sequence ATGCTGAATGTTACGAAGCTAATAGATAGTATCCCCTTAAACTTCAAGAAAGACTTAGAATTCATTTCTAAGCAAATTCATGATTCAGGAAAAGAATCTTTCCTAATCGGTGGCTCTGTGCGAGATTTAATCCTTGGGAAAAAACCGCATGAATATGATCTTACGACTTCTATGTTACCGGAAGAAATCAAAAAAAAATTTAAACGAGTCATAGAAACCGGAATTCAACATGGAACGGTTACTATCATGTTAGGTGAAAATGCCTATGAGATTACAACTTATCGCAAAGACATTGATTATACGGATGGAAGACGACCGGACAAGATTGAATTTGGAGCTAGTCTCTCAGAAGATATGAAGAGAAGAGATTTCACTATGAATGCTATTGCTTTAGATCTAGTCACTGAGCGGCTAATCGATGAAAACCACGGAATCGAAGACATAGAAAAAAGGCTCATTCGCACTATTGGAAATCCTTTAGATAGATTTGGAGAAGATGGACTGCGACCAATACGCGCTATTCGCTTTCAGTCTACGCTAGACTTTACAATCGAGCCTGAAACTTACAAAGCAATCTATCAAACCAGACATATTACAGAAAAAATTTCTAGAGAAAGATTTCATGATGAGTTAAATAAAATCTTAACTTCTAATAATCCTTTCATTGGACTCATAGAGCTTCATAAAAATAAAATCTTTGAGTTATTCACGAAAGTAAATTTCCATTCTAATCCGAGCGATGTGGATTTACAGAGTCTAGGCAAATTGGCAGTAGCCCCTCTGGGCTTGAGGCTTGCTTATTTACTAAATTGGCTTTTACCTAAAAAAGACATTTTAATTCAAGCAGAGCAAATCCTAAAAGATTTTCGTTACTCAAAAGCAAATACAAAGGACGCGCTTTTTTACTTGGATTTATTTCTTTGTAATTATAAAGTTGAAACAATGAATTCAATAGAGATTCGAAAAATTCTTTCTAAAGTAGTCGCCTACACAGGCATTCGACAAATGGAAATTATCCTCGAAGGGTTTTTAAGTTACATAGAAATTTTTTCCGAGAAAAATTCCTTTGAACAATTCAAGAAAACGATTTACAGTATTTTAAATTCAAACAATCCTCTTGTCCTAAAAGAATTAGCCGTCAATGGAAACCAAATCATTGGAAAATTCCCTTTGCTAGATAAACGCAAACTAGGCGCTATCCTTCAATCTGTTTTAAATCGAGTATTAGAAAATCCAGATGAAAATGAAGACGAAAAAATTTATACTTATATAAGCGAGACGATGCTCGATACGAATACGGTGTAA